The genomic window AAGGGGAGGACCGGCGGTTTTATGGCTGGTGGGGGGATATGGGTTTTGGCCCCGGCCTGCTCCGGGTGCTGGCCGCACCGGGCGGCGGTGAGGTGGAGGTGATCTATCATCCGCCGCTGACTGTCTCGGATTTCGCAGACCGCAAGGCGCTTGCGAAAGCAGCAGAGACCGCCGTGCGGAGCGGGCTTGAGGAGGCTGGCTGATAAAACTGCTGCTTCGTGCCTTCGGTTTGAATGTGGTTTTCGATGCGATCTGTTTCAGGTTAAGCGCGAAATACTATAAATCATCCCCTCGCCCGGCGGCCCCGCCGGGCAGCGCCCGCCCCGCCCCACAGGGCGGGCGCTTCTCGCCCACCCTTCGGCTCAGACGCTGCCATCCGCGATATACATATGCGTTGCAGATTATATGGACGCCGCCTAGCGCAGCGGGGCTGTCAGCCGGGCAAGCGCCGCACTGGCATCATCTTCGCGCCAGATCTCCTCGCCAATGGCGAAGAAATCAGTGACCGGGGCCAGGGCGGTGACCCGGTCGGCGGTCAGCGCGCCCTCGGCCACCACGGGCAGTTCGATCATCTCGGACCACCAGGAAAACAGATCATCGGCGGCCCGGGTGCCATCGCCAAGCGCGCTGTCGCCCACGGGGCCAAAGGCGATGTAATCGGCCCCGGCTTCGCCCGCGCTCATCCCGTCATGGGAGGAGGCACCGCAGGCCGCCCCGATGATCGGGTCTGCGCCAAGGGCCGTGCGGGTCTTGCGGACGGACCGGGCGCCATCGGTCAGATGGACCCCGTCCAGGCCGAGTTTTTCCACCAGATGCAGATGGGCGGTGATCACCAGCGGCACATCGCGGGCATGGGCCAGATCGCGCAGCGTATCAGCGGCGCGCGCGACTTCTGTCTCATCACTGCTGGCCAGGGTCAGGCGCAGGCAGGCGATCTGATGACTGTCCAGCACACGGGCCAGACGATCTGCGAAGAGATCGGCCTCGAAGGCGGGGGGGGTGATCAGGTATAGCTGCGGCGTGTCGGTCATCTTGCGTCCTTGGCGGGCCTTGGCGACAGGTCTGGCGGCGGTGATAGCGGGTTCGGCGGGGGCGAACAATGGGGTGCTTGCCCTTGGCCTCATCCCTGCCTAAACGCATGTCATGACCCAACCTGCTTTCATTCTGGTGCGCCCGCAGATGGGTGAAAATATCGGTGCCGCCGCCCGCGCGATGTGGAATTTCGGGCTGGATCAGATGCGTCTGGTCGCGCCACGCGATGGCTGGCCCAATCCGCGCGCAGGAGCGCTTGCCAGCGGGGCGGGCCGGCTGCTGGACAGCGCGGGCCTTTATGAAACATTGCCCGAGGCGATCCGCGACTGCACCTATGTCTTTGCGACCACGGCCCGGGCGCGCGGTCTGACCAAACCGATCCTGTCGCCGGAACGGGCCATGGAACAGGCCCGCGCCATTCAGGCCGAGGGGGGCAGGGTGGGGATCCTGTTCGGGCCGGAACGGGCCGGGCTTGAGAATGAGGATATCGTTCTGGCCAATGCCACGATCTCGGTACCGGTGAACCCGGAATTCCCGTCGTTGAATCTGGCCCAGTCCGTATTGCTGACCGCCTATGAATGGCGCCGCGCCAGTGTGGAGATTGCTCCGGAGGTGATGGAACTGGCGCGGACGGAGTTTGCCAGCGGGCTGGAGATTGAAAAGCTGGGCGATCATTTCGAGGCGCGGCTGGAGGCCGCGGGGTTCTTCTTTCCCGCAACCAAGGCCGAGGGGATGAAGACCAATCTGCGCAATCTCTGGGGGCGCTTGCCGCTGACACGTGCGGATGTGCAGACCTTTCACGGGATGTTGCGGCAGATGGTGCGGTGGGCCGGGAAGTAAGGGTGC from Rhodophyticola sp. CCM32 includes these protein-coding regions:
- a CDS encoding thiamine phosphate synthase codes for the protein MTDTPQLYLITPPAFEADLFADRLARVLDSHQIACLRLTLASSDETEVARAADTLRDLAHARDVPLVITAHLHLVEKLGLDGVHLTDGARSVRKTRTALGADPIIGAACGASSHDGMSAGEAGADYIAFGPVGDSALGDGTRAADDLFSWWSEMIELPVVAEGALTADRVTALAPVTDFFAIGEEIWREDDASAALARLTAPLR
- a CDS encoding RNA methyltransferase yields the protein MTQPAFILVRPQMGENIGAAARAMWNFGLDQMRLVAPRDGWPNPRAGALASGAGRLLDSAGLYETLPEAIRDCTYVFATTARARGLTKPILSPERAMEQARAIQAEGGRVGILFGPERAGLENEDIVLANATISVPVNPEFPSLNLAQSVLLTAYEWRRASVEIAPEVMELARTEFASGLEIEKLGDHFEARLEAAGFFFPATKAEGMKTNLRNLWGRLPLTRADVQTFHGMLRQMVRWAGK